From the Synechococcus sp. UW179A genome, one window contains:
- a CDS encoding DCC1-like thiol-disulfide oxidoreductase family protein, with product MALTLVYDGGCPFCSHFAQRSELMGGLPNLVIRDGRSDHALRAELRHKGFNLSNGAVLMDEDHIWHGSEAISILCQQLSPSDPLLRLLNGVFSDSGRSNRLYPGLLMARKIALGLRGLPVDPDQA from the coding sequence ATGGCTTTAACTCTCGTCTATGACGGCGGCTGCCCTTTCTGCAGTCATTTCGCCCAACGCAGTGAACTGATGGGTGGTCTACCGAACCTGGTGATCAGGGATGGGCGCAGTGACCACGCGCTGAGAGCCGAATTACGCCATAAAGGGTTCAACCTCAGCAACGGCGCAGTGCTGATGGATGAAGACCACATCTGGCACGGCAGTGAAGCCATTTCAATCCTCTGTCAACAACTGTCCCCAAGCGACCCACTGCTGCGTCTGTTGAATGGTGTATTCAGCGATTCCGGTCGGTCCAATCGTCTTTATCCAGGTCTGCTGATGGCACGGAAGATCGCGCTCGGATTGCGAGGGCTGCCTGTGGATCCTGATCAGGCTTGA